From the genome of Lentilactobacillus buchneri, one region includes:
- a CDS encoding flavocytochrome c has translation MSQPFEPNSLDELKDQYDVIVIGSGSAGLTSAIRATELGLKPVIFEKMPSVGGDTKRASSGMNAAATFVQTEHGIEDSVGAFYYETLRGGHGQNDPALLKNFTEHGARAIEWLYKQGVQLDDLTITGGMSVPRAHRPSSTQPIGGYLINGLLSQVQAKQIPLFTNVKVTEILHDDRVSGVQIQTENGSQTVHAKAVIIAAGGFGANKSLIAKYRPDLTKYKTTNQPGNTGDGMLLAEHLGAQLVDMDRIQIHPTVQQDTDHVYLIGETVRGEGAILVDQNGKRFVNEMETRDKVTNAIEKLGGTGAYLIFDAKVRKRAKAIDFYDHVGLVKTGDDLAKLGKLIGVDSDTLSQTVAKWNQAVSDRMDINFGRTTGRHILETAPYYAIHIAPAIHYTMGGLKTNDQTQVLKADGQPIPGLYAAGEVVGGLHGDNRIGGNSIAETVVFGLQAAQQVRDYIFEM, from the coding sequence ATGTCACAACCATTTGAACCAAATTCATTAGATGAACTAAAAGATCAGTATGACGTCATTGTCATCGGCTCTGGTAGTGCTGGCCTCACCAGTGCCATTCGGGCAACCGAACTCGGATTGAAACCAGTGATTTTTGAAAAAATGCCGAGTGTTGGCGGTGATACTAAACGGGCCTCGTCGGGGATGAACGCCGCGGCAACCTTTGTTCAGACTGAGCATGGAATCGAAGATAGCGTTGGGGCCTTTTATTACGAGACGTTGCGTGGCGGTCATGGCCAAAACGATCCAGCGTTATTGAAGAATTTTACCGAGCATGGTGCGCGGGCAATCGAGTGGCTTTATAAACAGGGTGTCCAGCTGGATGATTTGACAATTACCGGTGGCATGAGTGTGCCCCGGGCGCATCGACCAAGTTCGACTCAACCAATTGGTGGTTACTTGATTAATGGTCTGCTAAGCCAAGTTCAGGCAAAACAGATTCCACTGTTCACCAACGTCAAAGTGACTGAAATCCTGCACGATGATCGGGTTTCCGGCGTTCAAATTCAAACAGAAAACGGTTCGCAAACTGTTCACGCCAAAGCAGTGATTATTGCCGCTGGCGGGTTTGGTGCCAACAAGTCACTCATTGCAAAGTATCGCCCGGATCTTACCAAATACAAGACAACCAACCAGCCTGGAAATACCGGTGATGGCATGTTGCTGGCAGAGCATCTGGGTGCCCAGCTGGTTGATATGGATCGAATTCAAATTCACCCCACCGTTCAACAGGATACGGACCACGTCTATTTAATCGGTGAAACGGTCCGTGGCGAGGGCGCTATCTTAGTTGATCAAAACGGAAAGCGGTTTGTGAATGAAATGGAAACCCGCGACAAAGTTACCAACGCAATCGAGAAGTTGGGTGGTACTGGCGCATACCTCATCTTTGATGCCAAGGTTCGCAAACGTGCCAAGGCAATTGACTTCTATGATCATGTTGGCTTGGTTAAGACAGGCGATGATTTAGCCAAACTTGGTAAACTGATTGGTGTTGATAGTGATACACTATCGCAAACCGTAGCCAAGTGGAATCAGGCCGTTTCCGATCGAATGGACATTAACTTTGGCAGAACGACCGGCCGCCACATCCTTGAAACTGCCCCATATTATGCGATTCACATTGCCCCGGCGATTCATTATACAATGGGCGGTTTGAAGACTAACGATCAAACTCAAGTGCTTAAGGCGGACGGCCAACCGATTCCAGGATTATATGCGGCCGGAGAGGTGGTTGGTGGCCT
- a CDS encoding NADH oxidase, protein MNYLQVAKPLVLPNGQQVKNRFFKSAMSETMANQDHQPDERYATLYRAWAMGGSGIVVTGNVMVDSTALAEPGNVVVEDERSLATLQKWAQAGTTNHTQLWMQLNHPGKQSPKYLSTQPAGPSAIPVHGPNQKYFNPPRELKNSEIHEIIAKYIRTAEIAQEAGFSGVQIHGAYGYLVNQFLSRKDNQRTDEFGDSLENRMRFLVDIYEGIRESCGPQFSIGLKLSVLDLDLEGFTEHDSIAVIQKMADLGIDLIEISGDDYENSTVGFSGYAHMIHQLTDVPIVLSGGFRRISTMEEALGTHDADMIGMCTPMAVMPDLPNQILAGSYQPVPLPLTMGSRKLDEKYSPTFITAYCEQQARRLAEGKRPQLYTSAWRALAASIQMHGPNGLTPRRAQ, encoded by the coding sequence ATGAATTACTTACAAGTTGCCAAGCCGTTGGTGTTACCCAACGGTCAGCAGGTCAAAAATCGATTCTTTAAATCGGCCATGAGTGAAACAATGGCTAACCAAGATCATCAGCCAGATGAACGATATGCCACCTTGTATCGAGCATGGGCAATGGGTGGTTCTGGAATTGTGGTAACTGGTAACGTCATGGTCGATTCAACCGCCTTGGCAGAACCCGGCAACGTGGTCGTTGAGGATGAGCGGAGCTTGGCAACCCTTCAAAAGTGGGCTCAAGCGGGAACGACAAACCACACCCAGTTGTGGATGCAGCTCAATCATCCCGGCAAACAGTCACCAAAATATTTGTCCACTCAACCAGCTGGGCCCAGTGCCATTCCTGTACATGGCCCTAATCAGAAATATTTTAATCCCCCACGTGAATTGAAGAATTCTGAAATTCATGAGATTATCGCTAAATACATTCGAACCGCAGAGATTGCCCAAGAAGCCGGCTTCTCCGGTGTCCAAATTCACGGTGCGTACGGTTATTTGGTTAATCAGTTCTTGTCTCGCAAAGACAACCAGCGGACAGATGAATTTGGCGACTCACTGGAGAATCGAATGCGATTTCTCGTAGATATCTATGAAGGGATTCGCGAATCATGTGGGCCCCAGTTTTCGATTGGGCTAAAGCTCAGCGTGCTTGACCTTGATTTGGAAGGATTCACCGAACACGATTCGATTGCCGTGATCCAAAAGATGGCCGACCTTGGCATCGACTTGATTGAAATCTCTGGTGATGATTACGAAAACTCAACCGTTGGCTTTTCCGGCTATGCCCATATGATCCATCAACTTACAGATGTCCCCATTGTGCTCAGTGGCGGGTTTAGACGAATTTCCACGATGGAAGAGGCGCTGGGAACCCACGACGCCGACATGATCGGAATGTGTACACCAATGGCGGTAATGCCGGACCTGCCTAATCAAATTTTAGCTGGCAGCTACCAACCAGTTCCACTACCACTAACGATGGGGAGTCGGAAGTTGGATGAGAAGTATTCGCCAACATTCATTACCGCGTATTGTGAACAACAGGCGCGTCGGCTGGCAGAGGGGAAACGACCACAGCTATACACGAGTGCCTGGCGCGCCTTGGCGGCAAGCATTCAAATGCACGGGCCAAATGGACTTACACCTCGCCGTGCTCAATAA
- a CDS encoding fructosamine kinase family protein, with translation MDDQWLSQLPIKGITKAVPVGGGDVNQAFRLETKDDTYFLLVQPQTTADFYAGEIAGLKAFEEANVLAPRVLGNGQINGDAYLLLNFLESGSGSQSDLGELVANLHQHYSKNGKFGFDLPYVSNDESFDNSWTDSWSELFVNHRLDRLRDALMKKHLWNPSDDEKYKRVREVILDQLSKHESEPSLLHGDLWGGNYMFLADGRPALIDPASFYGDREFDLGITTVFGGFDADFYAAYNAVYPLDPGANERLNFYRLYYLMVHTNKFGTMYKSSADSAMNQILEHE, from the coding sequence ATGGATGATCAATGGCTATCACAACTGCCCATCAAAGGGATTACTAAAGCAGTCCCCGTTGGTGGCGGCGATGTTAATCAGGCATTTCGATTAGAAACAAAAGATGACACATATTTCCTACTGGTTCAGCCCCAGACGACTGCCGACTTTTACGCTGGCGAGATTGCTGGGCTCAAAGCTTTCGAGGAAGCTAACGTCTTGGCTCCCCGAGTGTTGGGCAATGGTCAAATTAACGGCGATGCTTATTTGCTGCTGAACTTTTTGGAATCAGGTTCCGGCAGTCAGAGTGACTTAGGTGAACTGGTTGCCAACTTGCATCAGCATTACAGCAAGAATGGAAAATTTGGCTTTGACCTGCCCTATGTCAGCAACGATGAAAGCTTCGATAACAGTTGGACCGACTCTTGGAGTGAATTATTCGTCAACCACCGACTGGACCGGCTCCGCGATGCTTTGATGAAAAAGCATTTATGGAATCCAAGTGACGATGAAAAATACAAACGGGTTCGCGAAGTGATTCTCGATCAGTTGTCGAAGCATGAGAGCGAGCCATCCCTGCTTCACGGCGATTTGTGGGGCGGCAACTACATGTTCTTGGCGGACGGTCGTCCGGCATTGATTGATCCCGCTTCTTTCTATGGTGATCGGGAATTCGACCTGGGGATTACCACCGTCTTTGGTGGCTTTGACGCGGACTTCTACGCCGCTTATAACGCAGTCTACCCTTTGGATCCGGGCGCCAATGAACGGCTGAACTTTTATCGGCTGTATTACTTGATGGTTCACACCAATAAATTCGGCACAATGTATAAGAGTAGTGCCGACAGCGCGATGAATCAGATTTTGGAACATGAATAA
- a CDS encoding RNA polymerase sigma factor, protein MKLDEYEVLLKNISIELNHFLVSRGASKDIAEDVVQDVFVKVLEMDLILPPDKIRPYMYKIAKTKYIDLNRREARLQKILQQYLIPQQKQTREPHTEDKSKKLQRIIQKLSPGDQEILKMKYIEGQSIDEIATNLKITSPGVKMRLYRLRKKIKKGFGES, encoded by the coding sequence ATGAAACTTGATGAGTATGAGGTACTACTGAAAAACATCTCAATCGAATTAAATCATTTCCTGGTTTCACGCGGAGCTAGTAAAGACATCGCAGAAGACGTTGTTCAAGATGTCTTTGTAAAAGTTTTGGAAATGGATCTAATACTCCCGCCAGATAAGATTCGCCCTTATATGTACAAAATTGCCAAAACGAAATACATTGATTTAAATCGTCGTGAAGCCCGTCTTCAGAAAATTTTACAACAATACCTTATTCCGCAGCAGAAGCAAACGAGGGAACCACACACAGAAGACAAATCAAAAAAACTACAGCGAATTATCCAAAAGTTATCTCCTGGTGATCAAGAAATCTTAAAAATGAAATACATCGAAGGTCAATCTATTGATGAAATTGCCACCAATCTAAAGATAACCTCTCCAGGAGTGAAAATGCGTTTGTATCGGTTGAGAAAGAAGATTAAGAAGGGATTTGGTGAATCATAA
- a CDS encoding anti sigma factor C-terminal domain-containing protein — translation MNQDKQFEKLAFRIKLKRWVITILLIIILFPIMTAVGYKITQSFSARQSSGLMKEMEIQQDLMSPNIQNSDLVIGNSNIGGGTVVSHQYKDIDGYHLPWQTVEGKYNWLYHEIQTDNLVDTDNQAAYTRTTQTKIPLFYNNRVKSPNVSKAYEVKKISQMKNYVGEVALTFRHPMTYSQILQKLPKGIQANWFWLGVNGKADPTIEDNCFLGIQSFNGKLGPNDYKGFRKSLQSAKNLGTYNSFSITDYAHGFAKKYPTLNQARFSGIIITGKTENFKPLVNQNWITESSVGATIKRVPYIKPSF, via the coding sequence ATGAACCAAGATAAACAATTTGAAAAATTAGCTTTTCGTATTAAACTCAAGCGTTGGGTAATCACAATTTTATTAATTATTATTCTTTTTCCAATAATGACGGCAGTTGGATATAAAATTACTCAATCTTTTTCCGCCCGTCAATCTAGTGGGCTTATGAAAGAGATGGAAATTCAACAAGACCTCATGAGCCCCAATATCCAAAACAGTGACTTGGTTATTGGTAACAGTAACATTGGCGGCGGCACTGTCGTAAGCCACCAATATAAAGACATTGATGGCTATCATTTACCATGGCAGACTGTCGAAGGTAAGTACAATTGGTTATATCATGAAATTCAAACCGATAACTTAGTGGATACAGATAATCAGGCGGCTTACACGAGAACAACCCAAACCAAGATTCCGTTATTTTACAATAATCGAGTTAAATCACCAAATGTGTCGAAGGCTTACGAAGTTAAGAAAATTTCGCAAATGAAAAATTATGTAGGTGAGGTGGCTTTGACCTTTCGCCATCCAATGACATATTCACAAATACTACAAAAGCTGCCGAAAGGCATCCAAGCAAATTGGTTCTGGCTTGGTGTCAACGGTAAAGCAGATCCAACGATTGAAGATAATTGTTTTCTTGGAATTCAGTCATTTAATGGCAAACTTGGTCCAAATGACTATAAGGGCTTCAGAAAATCATTGCAAAGTGCTAAAAATCTCGGCACATATAATAGTTTTTCAATCACTGACTATGCCCACGGATTTGCCAAGAAATATCCGACATTAAATCAAGCAAGATTTTCTGGCATCATCATTACTGGAAAAACAGAAAACTTTAAGCCCTTGGTAAACCAAAATTGGATCACAGAAAGTTCGGTTGGGGCGACAATCAAACGTGTTCCGTATATTAAACCTAGTTTTTAA